The following nucleotide sequence is from Mycobacteriales bacterium.
CGTGGCAGGCTGGCGCCGTGCAGACTCCTGACCACGCCACCCTGCCGCCGGCCTTCTTCGCGCCGGGCAGCTCGTTCAGCGACTTCCTGGCCCAGCATGCGCCCGAGCTGCTGCCCGGACAGCGCGCCGTCGCCGGACACGGGAGCACGCCGATCGAGGCGCCGCATGGAACGACGATCGTCGCCGTGACGCACACCGCTGGCGTCATCCTCGCCGGTGACCGCCGAGCCACGATGGGCAGCATGATCGCCCAGCGCGACATCGAGAAGGTCTTCCAGGGCGACGAGTTCTCCGCCGTCGGCATCGCCGGCACTGCTGGCGTCGCGGTCGAGATGGTCCGGTTGTTCCAGGTCGAGCTCGAGCACTACGAGAAGATCGAAGGGGTCACCCTCAGCCTGGAGGGCAAGGCCAACCGGCTCGCGCTGCTGATCCGCAACAACCTTCCGATGGCGATGCAAGGACTGGGTGCCGTGCCGCTGTTCGCCGGCTACGACCTGGAAGCGGACTCGCCGACGCAGGCCGGCCGGATCTTCTCGTATGACATGACCGGCGGCCGTTACGAGGAGCACAGCTTCCACTCCGTCGGGTCCGGCAGTGTGTTCGCGCGCGGTTCCCTGAAGAAGCTCTACCGCGACGACTTCGTGGAAAGCGACGCCGTGCTCGCCTCCGTACACGCGTTGTACGACGCCGCGGACGACGACAGCGCAACCGGTGGACCCGACCTCACGCGGCGGATCTACCCGGTGATCGCGGCGGTGTCGGCGGACGGGTTCCGCAAGCTGAGCGAGGAGGAGGTCGCCGCCGTCACCGAGCAGGTGGTCGCCGAGCGGATGACCAGTCCGGGCGGCCCGTCGGCTCCGCTCCGCTAACCTGACCGACTCGACGAGAAAGGCAGCCTGACCGCCGTGACGATGCCCTTCGGGTATGTCTCACCCGAGCAGATCATGAAGGACCGGGCCGACTACGCCCGCAAAGGCATCGCCCGCGGTCGCGCCGTTCTCGTGATGAGCTATGCCGACGGCATCCTGTTCGTGGCGGAGAACCCCTCCACCGCACTGCACAAGATCTCGGAGATCTACGACCGGATCGCCTTCGCGGCGGTTGGCAAGTACAACGAGTTCGAGAACCTGCGCGTCGCCGGCGTACGCATGTGCGACCTTCGGGGCTACTCCTACGACCGTCGGGACGTCACCGGGCGGGCACTCGCCAACACCTACGCGCAGATTCTCGGAACGATCTTTTCGAGCGGCGGCGAGAAGCCGTTCGAGGTCGAGATCACCGTGGCGGAGATCGGCGAGACCGCGCAGGAGGACCAGCTCTACCGGCTTACCTACGACGGCAGCGTGGCCGACGAGCACGGCGTCGTCGTCATGGGTGGGTCGGCGGACACGATCGGCGCCGCGCTGCGCGAAGGGCATCGCGACGACATCCCGTTCGACGAGGGCCTGCGGTTGGCGGTCCGCGCGCTCGGCGCGGCGGACACCGAGACCACCCGGACCATCTCGGCCGAGCAGCTCGAGGTGGCCGTGCTGGACCGAACGCGGCCGCGACGCACGTTCCGGCGCTTCACCGACGCCCAGGTCGCGCCCCTGCTGCAGTCGTCCTGAGTCCGCCGTTAGGCGCTGCCTGCGGGAGATTCGCTGCGGGGGCCCATAGTCTGAACTCGTGGACCGGCGGATTTTCGGCCTCGAGAACGAGTACGGCGTCACCTGCACGTTCCGCGGTCAGCGCCGTCTCTCGCCGGACGAGGTCGCCCGCTACCTGTTCCGCCGCGTGGTCTCGTGGGGCCGCAGCAGCAACGTCTTCCTCAAGAACGGCGCCCGGCTCTACCTCGACGTCGGCTCGCATCCCGAGTACGCGACACCCGAGTGCGACGACATCGTCGAGCTGATCACCCACGACAAGGCGGGGGAGCGGACCCTCGAAGGCCTGCTGATGGATGCCGAGCGACGGCTGCGTGAGGAAGGCATCGCGGGCGACATCTACCTGTTCAAGAACAACACCGACTCCGCCGGCAACTCCTACGGATGTCACGAGAACTACCTGGTCGGCCGGCACGGCGAGTTCAGCCGGCTGGCCGACGTACTCATCCCGTTCCTGGTGACCCGGCAGATCATCTGCGGCGCCGGCAAGGTGCTGCTCACGCCGCGCGGGGCGGTCTACTGCGTCAGCCAGCGCGCCGAGCACATCTGGGAAGGCGTCTCGTCGGCGACCACACGGAGCCGCCCGATCATCAACACGCGCGATGAGCCGCACGCCGATGCCGAGCGGTTCCGAAGGCTGCACGTCATCGTCGGCGACAGCAACATGTCGGAAACGACCATGCTGCTGAAGATCGGTACGACCGACCTCGTGCTGCGGATGATCGAGGCCGGTGTCGTGATGCGAGACCTGACGCTGGAGAACGCGATCCGCGCGATCCGCGAGGTCAGCCACGACATCACCGGCCGCCGTACCGTCAAGCTGGCCAACGGGCGTGAAGCAAGCGCGCTCGACATCCAGCAGGAGTACTTCGTGAAGGCGCGCGACTTCGTCCAGCGACGCGGTGGCGACGCCACGACCAACCACGTGCTCGAGCTGTGGGAGCGGACGCTGAAGGCGGTCGACACCGGCGACCTCGGCCTGGTCGACCGCGAGATCGACTGGGTGATGAAGCACCAGCTGATCGAGCGTTACCGGCACAAGCACAACCTCGCGTTGTCCTCGCCGCGGGTTGCCCAGCTCGACCTCGCCTATCACGACGTCAGCCGGCGGCGAGGCCTGTACTACCTGCTGGAGGGACGCAACGCGGTCGAGCGGGTCACGACCGACCTGAAGATCTTCGAGGCGAAGTCCGTGCCGCCGCAGACCACCCGCGCCCGCCTGCGCGGCGA
It contains:
- the pafA gene encoding Pup--protein ligase, whose amino-acid sequence is MDRRIFGLENEYGVTCTFRGQRRLSPDEVARYLFRRVVSWGRSSNVFLKNGARLYLDVGSHPEYATPECDDIVELITHDKAGERTLEGLLMDAERRLREEGIAGDIYLFKNNTDSAGNSYGCHENYLVGRHGEFSRLADVLIPFLVTRQIICGAGKVLLTPRGAVYCVSQRAEHIWEGVSSATTRSRPIINTRDEPHADAERFRRLHVIVGDSNMSETTMLLKIGTTDLVLRMIEAGVVMRDLTLENAIRAIREVSHDITGRRTVKLANGREASALDIQQEYFVKARDFVQRRGGDATTNHVLELWERTLKAVDTGDLGLVDREIDWVMKHQLIERYRHKHNLALSSPRVAQLDLAYHDVSRRRGLYYLLEGRNAVERVTTDLKIFEAKSVPPQTTRARLRGDFIARATEKRRDFTVDWVHLKLNDQAQRTVLCKDPFRAVDDRVEKLIASM
- the prcB gene encoding proteasome subunit beta; this translates as MQTPDHATLPPAFFAPGSSFSDFLAQHAPELLPGQRAVAGHGSTPIEAPHGTTIVAVTHTAGVILAGDRRATMGSMIAQRDIEKVFQGDEFSAVGIAGTAGVAVEMVRLFQVELEHYEKIEGVTLSLEGKANRLALLIRNNLPMAMQGLGAVPLFAGYDLEADSPTQAGRIFSYDMTGGRYEEHSFHSVGSGSVFARGSLKKLYRDDFVESDAVLASVHALYDAADDDSATGGPDLTRRIYPVIAAVSADGFRKLSEEEVAAVTEQVVAERMTSPGGPSAPLR
- the prcA gene encoding proteasome subunit alpha — encoded protein: MTMPFGYVSPEQIMKDRADYARKGIARGRAVLVMSYADGILFVAENPSTALHKISEIYDRIAFAAVGKYNEFENLRVAGVRMCDLRGYSYDRRDVTGRALANTYAQILGTIFSSGGEKPFEVEITVAEIGETAQEDQLYRLTYDGSVADEHGVVVMGGSADTIGAALREGHRDDIPFDEGLRLAVRALGAADTETTRTISAEQLEVAVLDRTRPRRTFRRFTDAQVAPLLQSS